The sequence TAAAAGAAGAAGATGCTATAAAAAACAACTGACTGTATAACACTGTACTTTTAATAATAGTGGCTGTATCAAAAGTCGATTTGAAGTCATTAAAAGGAGCGAAGCGACATAGCAATCTCAGGAATTGAGCACGAATTAAAGAGATTGCTTCGCAAAAAGACGCTCGCAATGACAGGGTTAGGACTTTTGATACAGCCCCCGAAAAAGTAAGTATTTTAATTGATTTATAAGTAGTTGAAGTTTTTACCATATTTAATTGCGGCCTGAATTGCAGCAGCCATACCGTCAGGAGAAGCAACACCTTTGCCGGCAATATCAAAAGCAGTACCGTGATCTACGGAAGTCCGCAGAAAAGGAAGGCCCAGAGTAAAACTGACAGTCCTGTAAAAATCAAGAGTTTTTGCTGCAATATGCCCCTGGTCGTGATAAAGAGAAAGCACTCCGTCAAACATCCCCTCATTGGCAAGATGAAATACACTGTCTGCTGGTACCGGCCCCCTGACATCTAAAAGCTCCTGCTGTGCCTGTCTTATTGCAGGCCTTAAAACATCAATTTCTTCTCTGCCGAGAAGTCCGTTATCCCCTGCATGGGGATTAAAAGCAGCTACAGCAAGGGCAGGCTTTTCAATACCGAACAGCACTAAATATTTTATGCATCGTCTTACCTCTTTCAGAATTAAATCTTTATCAATTATAGAAGAAACTTCTTTTAGAGGTATATGCTTTGTTAAAAAAAATATTTTCAGCCTTCCGGTTAAGAACATAGTATCAGCCTTTTCTACTCTGCAGCGGTCTTTAAAAATTGAGGAATGATCCAGATACCCGGCACCTGTACGCGTAAGAGACTGCTTGTTAATCGGGCCTGTAACTACTGCGTCCAATTCTCCTGCCATTGCCATATCAATGGCATTCTCAATATTAACTAGAGATGCACGCCCGCAATCAACATCAATTATTCCGAATGTAACAGGACCTCTGATAATTCCGGAAGGCACATATAATATTTCATTCTTATCAATTCTATTATCAGTTTGTTTTTTATATTCTCTAAACCTGACATTACTTCCAATAAGCTCTTTTGCCTGATTCAATACCGCAAGATCGCCAAAAACAACAGGCAGCCAATTATCTTTGCCTTTTATTCTGTCAATAGCTTTTAAAACAATCTCCGGCCCGATACCTGCAGGATCTCCTGTTGTTATCCCGATTTTCAGCCGTTCTGTCATGTACACCTCAAATAAATGATCAACAAATTATACTAAAAATTTACAAAAATTATAATTAATTTCAAAATGCTTCCTGACGAGAAAAAACTTCAATTTTCAAGCGAATAAATATCTTGATTTTATCAAATAAAATAATTAAAATTATAGGATTAAGGGATTAATTATCACAAAATAATTATCTTATAGGTACTGCCGTGAATTTGATAAAATTTATTACAGATGTGCCTTCAAATCAGTGGATTACTTTCCTTCTATTTTTTGGAGGAATTGTCTTTTTTATCGGACTTGCAGAGTTTCTCCGAAAAACCATAGGATGGAGTCAGGAATTCAACAGAAAATTGGTTCATATCCTTACAGGGGTTCTTGTTTTTCTCAGCCCCTTATTTTTTAAATATCCTGCTCCTCTCGTTATTCTCGGCATTATTTTTACAATTGTGAACTCTGTCGCCCTTGCCACTGATTCTTTAAAAGGCATGGATAACTCTGAACGTAAGACCTATGGAACAGTATATTTTCCCATTGCTTTTATACTTCTTATATTCACATGCTGGACATCTTATAAATCAGTTCTTATGGCATCTATTCTAATCCTAGGTATTGCAGATGCTATGGCAGCAATTGTAGGAGAATCCGTAAAAAATCCCCGAATTTTTAATCTTACAGGAGAAAAAAAATCTGTCCAGGGCTCTTCTGCAATGTTCGTATCGACCTTCCTGATTGTTTTTTTTACTCTTCCGTTAATCGATTACCTTGATAACATTACCATAAGTTTCGCCCTGTCATTTTGGATTGCTATTGTCACTGCACTATTTGCTACAGGGCTGGAAACTTTGTCATTTGCCGGATCAGACAACCTCACAGTTCCCCTC comes from bacterium and encodes:
- the pdxA gene encoding 4-hydroxythreonine-4-phosphate dehydrogenase PdxA, which encodes MTERLKIGITTGDPAGIGPEIVLKAIDRIKGKDNWLPVVFGDLAVLNQAKELIGSNVRFREYKKQTDNRIDKNEILYVPSGIIRGPVTFGIIDVDCGRASLVNIENAIDMAMAGELDAVVTGPINKQSLTRTGAGYLDHSSIFKDRCRVEKADTMFLTGRLKIFFLTKHIPLKEVSSIIDKDLILKEVRRCIKYLVLFGIEKPALAVAAFNPHAGDNGLLGREEIDVLRPAIRQAQQELLDVRGPVPADSVFHLANEGMFDGVLSLYHDQGHIAAKTLDFYRTVSFTLGLPFLRTSVDHGTAFDIAGKGVASPDGMAAAIQAAIKYGKNFNYL